Proteins co-encoded in one Prevotella sp. E13-27 genomic window:
- a CDS encoding IS110 family transposase produces MKKIFIGIDFSKEKFDATVIKAEGVEERAERQHEVFDNKVSGFRRLLRWVKSVVDEQDTGLWLFCGENTGGYSRALCNYLYGSGYDMWLENALSIKRSSALQRTKSDKADAGIIAEYAMRNYDQMRLYKPLDKNLERLREVFLYRHNLVKLKASMTVRKGEKKQTQEKSDISRFMAMSSKHLISEFNKKIAECDMRIEKIISEDEELRRNFEIITSVPGVGTQNAVCLMVYTDNFSRFDFDSRKIACYYGVAPFGRQSGTSVNTPPHVSPFANKLIKALLTQAALASIHFCPQMAIYYHRLVEVGKKKPVAVNNVKNKLLHVITAMVRNGEKYNPDYDYHAALEAA; encoded by the coding sequence TCGAGGAACGTGCAGAGAGACAGCACGAGGTGTTTGACAATAAGGTGAGTGGTTTCCGTCGCCTGCTTAGATGGGTGAAGTCCGTTGTGGACGAGCAGGACACTGGACTCTGGCTGTTCTGCGGAGAGAACACTGGCGGTTACAGCAGGGCACTATGCAACTATCTCTACGGAAGTGGTTATGACATGTGGTTGGAAAATGCCCTGAGCATCAAGCGCAGCTCTGCCCTGCAGCGTACGAAAAGCGACAAGGCCGATGCAGGCATTATTGCAGAGTATGCCATGCGCAACTACGACCAGATGCGCCTGTACAAGCCTCTGGACAAGAATCTGGAGCGTCTTCGTGAAGTATTTCTCTATAGGCATAATCTGGTCAAACTAAAGGCGAGCATGACAGTGCGCAAGGGTGAGAAGAAACAGACACAGGAGAAGTCCGACATCAGCCGTTTCATGGCTATGAGCAGCAAACATCTCATCAGTGAGTTTAACAAGAAAATAGCAGAATGCGATATGAGAATAGAAAAGATTATAAGTGAGGATGAGGAGCTGCGCAGGAACTTCGAGATCATCACTTCTGTTCCTGGAGTAGGCACACAGAACGCCGTTTGCCTGATGGTCTATACAGACAACTTCAGCCGCTTTGACTTCGATTCTCGAAAGATAGCCTGCTACTACGGAGTAGCACCCTTTGGCCGACAGTCTGGCACAAGTGTAAACACGCCGCCACATGTAAGCCCATTTGCAAACAAGCTCATCAAGGCACTGCTCACACAGGCTGCATTGGCATCCATCCACTTTTGTCCTCAGATGGCCATATACTACCATAGGCTTGTCGAAGTTGGCAAGAAGAAGCCCGTTGCCGTGAATAACGTAAAGAACAAACTATTACATGTCATTACGGCTATGGTAAGGAATGGAGAAAAATACAACCCAGATTATGACTATCATGCAGCGCTTGAGGCTGCATGA
- a CDS encoding two-component regulator propeller domain-containing protein, translating to MKRMILTCVCLFFVVFVCDARHYDLTIQRISTSDGLPTNVVNRVWQDSIGYVWIETSNGLSRYDGYRITQIDDSVRRVSIRSEVLKTRDAEWFRMGNGRLERRGRNGSRQSWQMISPEVIAYTHNDHFHVADVDAQTEAVSTYGNGLYLYDKLTGELSHVGGEMTDFPYLTYLFVDRTGGIWLAADNHGVVCVRKNMLNYRHQLLVANSPIYDSNHVRSIGAIGESRLLIGNQMGELYEYDTQSHIVKYVGRTPNRVYSILKDSRGRLWKGTRGGGLWVDDRHVEGLPSSHIYRIREDAHGNIWVAMLQGGVSRVAADGVKTMLKGKNCHDIIQDKEGRWWIAAEDSIYVFENNGQKSGAHGVQEGFFVCLFRDADGNIWAGSIGRGLFKCRFSGGKMTTKTYTMSNGLPNNNIYCIMGDKKGNIWTGTEDGLLSFNPKSGDMRSHWFSSSLLTNVFDERAAVCMSNGLLILGTHDGIIEIEPEINAANSIFPQTSITALMVNGCDATLEKKDFSYREHNLIFYFSNFQYSTLSSVLYQYYLEGLDSGWCSPTKDHAAVYRNLPPGRYVFRVRSNNGMGQWGEETKYEFTILLPWWNSWWAWAFYILTFALVFTAVLRIMRLSRQIDVERRVSAFQKDFYDRIEHELRNPVNVLLGASENVQVGGTSKTTVQSLRRGSKRMLGLMDMIRQFHKLNDIEMQLKAETDAMNKETEQRFRQIVSGIHAEEAEYREMAPPPINNLTLLIIEDDEDNLTHLTDILNSYFHIIGNSQLEECEVLVATHQPSLVIIDISGNEKNGCDVTRSLHETSPSLPIIHLSSYSDDAHQLRSLRSGATDYIVKPFSGKVLLERVRKALEPPLVTAQEVGAEKKEILTDVKDKKFLDLMNATLTAHIGKENFSVEQWATLMNLGRTQFYKRVKDLTGQTPVQHLHNARLEYAARLLRETDATIEEVMLKSGYRNPTHFYNSFKKKFGISPKVFRSRVESGK from the coding sequence ATGAAGAGAATGATTCTGACATGTGTATGCTTGTTTTTCGTGGTTTTTGTCTGCGATGCTCGTCATTATGACTTGACTATCCAGCGCATATCAACGTCAGACGGTCTTCCTACAAATGTCGTAAACCGAGTATGGCAGGATAGTATTGGTTATGTGTGGATAGAGACATCCAACGGTCTGTCGCGTTATGATGGTTATCGCATAACTCAGATAGACGACAGTGTAAGGCGTGTAAGTATCAGGTCAGAAGTATTGAAAACTCGTGATGCAGAATGGTTTAGAATGGGAAATGGAAGATTGGAACGCAGGGGTAGAAATGGAAGCCGACAATCTTGGCAGATGATTTCCCCGGAGGTAATTGCCTATACCCATAATGATCATTTTCACGTGGCAGATGTTGATGCTCAGACTGAGGCGGTTTCCACCTATGGCAATGGTTTGTATCTGTATGATAAACTTACAGGTGAACTGTCACATGTTGGTGGTGAGATGACAGATTTTCCTTATCTTACGTATCTTTTTGTAGATAGAACTGGTGGAATATGGTTGGCGGCAGACAATCATGGCGTTGTTTGCGTAAGGAAGAATATGCTGAACTACAGGCACCAGCTTTTGGTAGCTAACTCTCCTATATATGACAGTAATCATGTAAGGAGTATCGGTGCTATAGGTGAAAGCCGTTTGCTTATTGGTAATCAGATGGGTGAGCTATACGAATATGATACTCAGAGTCATATTGTTAAATATGTTGGACGTACACCTAATAGAGTGTACTCTATTCTAAAAGATAGTCGGGGACGTCTGTGGAAAGGTACTCGTGGTGGAGGCTTATGGGTTGATGATAGACACGTTGAAGGTTTGCCATCATCTCATATATACAGAATACGGGAAGATGCTCACGGCAATATATGGGTTGCTATGCTCCAAGGCGGTGTATCAAGAGTTGCTGCGGATGGAGTAAAGACCATGTTGAAAGGAAAGAATTGCCACGATATCATACAAGACAAAGAAGGTCGATGGTGGATTGCCGCTGAAGATTCTATCTACGTGTTTGAGAATAATGGTCAGAAGAGTGGGGCACATGGTGTGCAAGAAGGCTTCTTTGTCTGTCTCTTTAGAGATGCTGATGGAAATATTTGGGCTGGAAGTATCGGTAGGGGGTTGTTCAAATGCAGATTTTCTGGAGGAAAAATGACAACGAAAACATACACTATGAGCAATGGACTTCCCAATAATAACATATATTGTATAATGGGAGATAAGAAGGGTAATATTTGGACGGGCACAGAAGATGGTTTGTTGTCCTTTAATCCCAAGTCTGGTGACATGCGTAGTCATTGGTTTTCATCAAGTTTGTTGACGAATGTTTTTGACGAACGTGCTGCAGTATGTATGTCTAACGGTTTGCTGATACTTGGAACACACGATGGAATCATAGAAATTGAACCAGAGATAAATGCTGCGAATAGCATTTTTCCTCAGACTTCTATTACAGCCCTGATGGTTAATGGCTGTGATGCAACATTAGAGAAGAAAGATTTTTCTTATAGAGAACATAACTTAATCTTCTATTTCTCTAATTTCCAGTATTCCACGCTTTCCAGTGTACTTTATCAATACTACCTTGAGGGTCTTGATTCGGGATGGTGTTCGCCTACAAAAGATCACGCTGCTGTTTATCGCAATTTGCCTCCGGGACGATATGTCTTCCGTGTACGCTCCAACAACGGCATGGGACAATGGGGAGAAGAGACGAAATATGAATTTACAATTCTTCTGCCTTGGTGGAATTCTTGGTGGGCTTGGGCATTTTATATATTGACGTTTGCACTTGTTTTTACGGCTGTGTTGCGAATCATGCGCCTTAGTAGGCAGATTGATGTAGAGCGCAGGGTGTCAGCCTTTCAGAAAGATTTCTATGACCGTATAGAGCATGAATTGCGTAATCCTGTCAATGTGCTTTTGGGAGCATCAGAGAATGTGCAGGTCGGTGGAACTTCTAAGACAACAGTGCAGAGCCTCCGCCGTGGCTCAAAACGTATGCTTGGATTAATGGATATGATACGCCAATTCCACAAGTTGAATGATATAGAGATGCAGTTAAAGGCTGAAACAGATGCAATGAATAAAGAAACAGAGCAACGCTTTCGGCAGATAGTGTCTGGCATTCATGCAGAAGAGGCAGAATATCGTGAAATGGCTCCACCACCAATAAACAATCTAACATTGTTAATCATAGAGGATGACGAAGACAACCTGACTCATCTCACGGACATCCTCAACTCTTATTTCCATATTATTGGTAATAGTCAGTTAGAAGAGTGCGAAGTGTTGGTTGCTACGCATCAGCCTTCATTGGTAATAATTGATATATCGGGCAATGAAAAGAACGGATGCGATGTAACGCGTAGTCTGCATGAAACCTCTCCATCCCTTCCTATTATCCATTTATCTTCCTATAGTGATGACGCCCATCAACTGCGGAGCTTACGTTCGGGCGCTACAGACTATATTGTAAAGCCGTTCAGTGGAAAGGTGCTGTTAGAACGTGTTCGGAAAGCCTTAGAGCCACCTCTTGTCACTGCACAAGAGGTGGGAGCAGAAAAGAAAGAAATCCTTACGGATGTAAAGGATAAAAAGTTCCTTGATCTAATGAATGCCACTTTGACCGCTCATATAGGGAAAGAAAACTTCTCCGTTGAGCAGTGGGCAACGTTGATGAATCTTGGAAGGACTCAGTTTTACAAGAGGGTGAAGGATCTAACAGGTCAGACCCCTGTTCAGCATCTGCATAATGCTCGTCTGGAATATGCCGCTCGTCTGCTGCGCGAGACAGATGCCACCATTGAAGAGGTGATGCTGAAATCAGGGTATCGTAATCCTACCCATTTTTATAATTCCTTCAAAAAGAAGTTTGGTATATCCCCAAAGGTCTTTCGCAGCAGGGTTGAGAGTGGGAAGTGA
- a CDS encoding GDSL-type esterase/lipase family protein, whose protein sequence is MKRLSMTFMLLLTMLISVCADVKVVFTGDGITDGAWGRSKGVAKPVSERNRGDLNHHLGDGYVFLCGAWYQSQYPTLGINIQNRGIIGNTLDDLYARWQDNILSLNPDVISVLIGSQDIDNYIGTDMSESFNFDAWQEKYRTMLTAARTANANVKLVLCAPYCGAIASNYTTRKDLLMQLATKVQALATEFSAVYVPFNEIAEVEPTAGNFFWDGTLPTAAGQYEMFKKWVSVADGYVIGNTTPKTIGPAKTQDSKGKRRILYIGDSITDAGWGLAGGSALNTNQRDLTALDHIMGHGYAMLCAGWYQTVYPEVNYEVINRGISGNTLANLASRWETDVIANSPDVLSILIGTNDIDQWLKGDKATAFNYDAWEAQYRALINKVKADNPLVQIALGTPFVGSRSSEYETRSTMVANLAARVRTIATSLGCTLIPYDELFAELTSDQPNTAYWIWDGIHPSPAGHYMMHQLWLEKAGALVFEDAMPEQSTELQTGGQFMDLLLPMEGSVAATESDWGTTAGEETNPKYAGTWEGTLGRLKDNGIEDTERSYWGANIIKGNDGKYHMYVAGWPSATCGHMQWSSKSMVYHVTSDNVWGPYTYVSTLGTGHNPEIYKTGDTYVIYKIEPLGYYKSTTLGDAWETGEYTFDLRDRALIAGENRETSLSNCSFAKREDGSFVMIDRGGGIWVSRDGLIDPWHQISTSSVYLNSTVTNRGTLEDPVIWRDHLQYHMIVNDWKARYAYYYRSKDGLHWVMESGKAYTGQDPFAKHSDGTVEKWHKYERPRVYQDELGRAIRMNFAVIDCVKQSDVAGDSHSSKNINMPITRQLQLEVQGNTPITSSTTSIRVLVKAEDGFNPRTDLNLNSLKFGAHNKVNFGNGLSYSSSENSGTSDLIITFTGVTGQSGITEGEWAPKMLGLKDDGSIAFGYAKMPGIDYKPALLSAVTPTFTADGTVQTVSVTNYGQLAATATTVRIYAPNGTTLLAHGTTSALAAYGNETVNMTKDAAAGAGYKAIIVRFYNGETLLNEEKIALTAINAAQTALQNVIDEAETFYADETLTEGKTGLRTAIDNAKSMVTCYNTASLTEQQTALSTALNTYKYANASPTNGLAITIPNATMEDLSEWTLTRKDADNTPGWKTNTKGASHEGFDGNFMEYWVNQASALGYANRASQTLPDMPAGRYRLRAQVIATRQNSNDAVTGVTLYANGERTTCATAKDGTPQEFMVEINMAEEGTLEIGIDVAATTTANWVAWDNVSLKYFGNQEGEIVEEEVEPLTFDQQKVYRIKWYDHGSYSKLYWQSPKYDTTGNTTIHRTANEAEAAKFIIRSVENSTGKFYLYDVVSQQYVIPSGNSSNGTAWTWSAKTLGKTAITESGEAFTISSTAEGYANAYANDNNDGDVKNYGSGSKWAIEEAGENTATFGIAPQAVYRLTHHNPNRYRYLASEPSNEGYLLTTNTDSEKGEYSLLPVSGQEGYYYIYNKDGYFVTPSTGNWSLSKTTPAAVKVAINTEYMEDYLNSHTTTDVTFMLGEANQHANAQKINDVELVKAYADHPLDKGNNWVLEPVANATATISLNAITSNIDNLIASATAEDIDMTYTVPAATLGYQTFVADCALDFTDSSIKAYIATNVNNDKVYLQQVTKAPAGTGILLKGTEAETIPVLTTNDAEDVNGNLLRAGDGTTISKEDGYNKYVLAADDGNTSVSFYLINNTPATIAKGKAYLKVPVSQSNNARRVTFSFWDDVTGIKPVSSSTPTTDSYYNMAGQRVINPSHGLYIKNGKKIYIK, encoded by the coding sequence ATGAAAAGATTAAGTATGACATTTATGTTGCTCCTGACAATGCTTATCAGCGTTTGCGCAGATGTAAAAGTAGTATTTACTGGAGATGGTATTACTGATGGAGCTTGGGGACGCAGTAAGGGGGTTGCAAAACCTGTTAGTGAGCGTAACCGCGGTGACTTGAACCACCACTTGGGCGATGGATACGTGTTCCTGTGCGGAGCATGGTATCAGAGCCAGTACCCTACTCTGGGCATCAACATTCAGAACCGCGGCATCATAGGCAACACCCTCGATGACCTATATGCACGTTGGCAAGACAACATTCTGAGTCTGAATCCAGACGTTATCTCAGTGCTCATTGGTAGTCAGGATATTGATAACTATATAGGTACAGACATGAGCGAAAGTTTTAACTTTGACGCTTGGCAAGAAAAGTACCGTACAATGCTGACTGCAGCACGTACAGCCAATGCCAATGTAAAGTTGGTACTGTGCGCTCCTTACTGCGGAGCAATTGCAAGCAACTACACTACACGAAAAGATTTGCTAATGCAACTGGCTACGAAGGTGCAGGCTCTGGCTACAGAATTCAGTGCCGTTTATGTTCCTTTCAACGAGATTGCAGAAGTAGAACCAACAGCAGGTAACTTCTTCTGGGACGGCACTCTGCCCACAGCAGCAGGTCAGTATGAGATGTTCAAGAAATGGGTTAGCGTTGCAGATGGATATGTCATTGGTAACACGACACCAAAGACCATTGGTCCTGCAAAGACACAAGACAGCAAAGGCAAACGCCGCATACTCTATATTGGTGACTCTATCACTGATGCCGGCTGGGGACTGGCAGGCGGCTCGGCACTGAATACCAACCAAAGAGACCTGACAGCTCTTGATCATATCATGGGTCACGGCTATGCCATGCTATGCGCAGGATGGTATCAGACCGTCTATCCGGAGGTAAACTACGAGGTCATTAACCGAGGTATATCTGGAAACACACTTGCAAACCTTGCAAGCCGTTGGGAAACGGATGTCATAGCAAACAGTCCTGACGTACTCTCTATACTTATTGGAACAAATGACATTGACCAATGGCTGAAGGGCGACAAGGCAACGGCCTTCAATTATGATGCCTGGGAGGCACAATACCGCGCACTTATCAATAAGGTGAAGGCGGACAATCCCCTCGTTCAGATTGCATTGGGCACTCCTTTCGTGGGCAGCCGTTCGTCCGAATACGAAACTCGCAGCACGATGGTGGCAAACCTCGCCGCTCGAGTAAGGACGATTGCCACTAGCCTCGGTTGCACCCTAATCCCCTACGACGAGTTGTTTGCAGAACTGACAAGCGACCAACCCAACACTGCCTACTGGATATGGGACGGAATACATCCCTCACCAGCAGGTCATTACATGATGCACCAACTGTGGTTAGAGAAGGCAGGAGCGCTTGTATTTGAAGATGCAATGCCTGAGCAGAGCACCGAATTGCAGACTGGTGGACAGTTCATGGACTTATTACTACCAATGGAGGGCAGTGTTGCTGCTACCGAAAGTGACTGGGGTACTACGGCCGGCGAGGAGACCAATCCTAAATATGCCGGCACATGGGAAGGAACTTTAGGTCGCTTGAAGGACAATGGCATCGAGGACACTGAACGCTCATACTGGGGTGCCAACATCATCAAGGGCAACGATGGCAAATATCACATGTACGTAGCAGGCTGGCCCTCGGCTACTTGCGGTCACATGCAGTGGTCCAGCAAGTCGATGGTTTACCATGTAACCAGCGATAACGTCTGGGGACCTTACACTTACGTTAGTACTTTGGGAACAGGTCATAACCCCGAAATCTACAAGACAGGCGACACTTACGTCATCTATAAGATAGAACCGCTGGGATACTACAAGTCCACTACATTGGGTGATGCGTGGGAGACAGGTGAATACACATTCGACTTGCGCGACCGTGCACTCATTGCAGGCGAAAACCGTGAGACGAGCCTCAGCAACTGCTCATTTGCAAAGCGTGAAGATGGCTCGTTTGTGATGATAGACAGAGGCGGCGGCATCTGGGTGAGTCGTGACGGACTGATCGACCCTTGGCACCAGATTTCCACCAGTTCGGTATATCTAAACAGCACAGTCACAAACCGTGGCACACTTGAAGACCCTGTCATCTGGCGCGACCACCTGCAGTATCACATGATTGTGAATGACTGGAAAGCCCGCTACGCCTACTACTACCGCTCTAAGGACGGGCTCCACTGGGTGATGGAGAGCGGAAAAGCATATACCGGACAAGATCCGTTTGCCAAGCACAGCGATGGAACCGTGGAAAAATGGCATAAATATGAACGTCCTCGCGTCTATCAGGATGAATTAGGACGCGCCATCCGCATGAATTTTGCCGTAATAGACTGCGTGAAGCAAAGCGACGTGGCAGGCGACAGCCACTCATCGAAGAATATCAACATGCCTATCACGCGCCAACTACAGCTTGAGGTGCAGGGCAATACCCCTATCACCTCTTCTACTACCAGCATCCGGGTACTCGTAAAGGCAGAAGACGGCTTCAACCCACGTACAGACCTAAACCTCAATTCGCTGAAGTTCGGCGCACACAACAAAGTAAACTTCGGCAATGGTCTCAGTTACAGTTCATCTGAAAACAGCGGTACCAGCGACCTCATCATCACCTTCACAGGTGTGACAGGACAGAGCGGTATCACCGAAGGTGAATGGGCGCCGAAGATGTTGGGACTGAAGGACGATGGCAGCATCGCCTTTGGCTATGCTAAGATGCCAGGCATCGATTACAAACCTGCTTTGCTCTCGGCTGTTACACCAACCTTTACAGCCGATGGAACAGTACAGACAGTTAGTGTGACAAACTACGGACAGTTGGCTGCTACAGCAACAACAGTACGCATCTATGCTCCTAATGGCACTACACTCTTGGCCCACGGCACTACCTCAGCACTCGCTGCATACGGCAATGAAACCGTCAACATGACTAAGGATGCTGCAGCCGGTGCCGGATACAAGGCCATCATCGTACGCTTCTACAATGGTGAGACTCTGCTGAATGAGGAAAAAATTGCTCTGACGGCTATCAACGCTGCGCAAACGGCCTTGCAGAACGTCATCGATGAAGCTGAGACATTCTATGCCGACGAGACACTGACCGAAGGAAAAACCGGCCTGAGGACAGCCATTGACAATGCGAAGTCTATGGTGACATGCTATAACACAGCATCACTCACCGAACAGCAGACCGCCCTGAGCACAGCGCTCAACACCTATAAGTATGCCAATGCATCTCCCACAAACGGACTCGCTATCACAATTCCAAATGCTACTATGGAGGACCTCTCTGAATGGACCCTCACCCGCAAGGATGCCGACAATACTCCTGGCTGGAAAACTAATACCAAAGGTGCCAGCCATGAAGGTTTCGACGGCAACTTCATGGAATACTGGGTTAATCAGGCAAGTGCCCTCGGCTATGCCAACCGTGCCAGCCAGACACTGCCCGACATGCCTGCTGGTCGCTATCGTCTGCGTGCACAGGTCATTGCCACCCGTCAAAATAGTAACGATGCCGTGACAGGTGTAACCCTCTACGCCAACGGCGAGCGCACTACCTGCGCCACTGCCAAAGACGGCACGCCACAGGAATTTATGGTGGAGATAAATATGGCTGAGGAAGGCACATTGGAAATTGGCATTGACGTTGCTGCTACAACCACAGCCAACTGGGTGGCATGGGACAACGTCTCACTGAAATACTTCGGCAATCAGGAAGGTGAAATCGTTGAAGAAGAAGTTGAACCGCTCACATTCGACCAACAGAAGGTCTATCGCATCAAGTGGTATGACCATGGAAGCTACTCGAAACTCTACTGGCAATCGCCAAAATATGACACCACTGGCAATACTACAATTCACCGCACGGCAAATGAGGCTGAAGCGGCAAAGTTCATCATCCGCAGCGTAGAGAATTCCACAGGTAAATTCTACCTTTACGATGTTGTAAGCCAACAGTATGTGATACCTTCCGGTAATAGCAGCAACGGAACGGCATGGACATGGTCGGCTAAAACTCTTGGCAAGACAGCCATTACCGAGAGTGGAGAAGCCTTCACCATCAGCAGCACAGCGGAAGGTTATGCCAATGCTTACGCCAACGACAACAACGACGGTGATGTGAAAAACTATGGCAGCGGTTCAAAATGGGCAATTGAGGAGGCTGGAGAGAACACGGCTACTTTCGGCATCGCACCGCAGGCTGTCTATCGGTTGACACATCACAACCCGAACCGCTATCGTTACCTTGCGTCCGAACCTTCAAACGAAGGATATCTGCTCACCACCAATACTGATAGTGAAAAAGGAGAGTATTCACTGCTGCCGGTCAGCGGACAAGAGGGATATTACTACATATATAATAAGGATGGCTACTTCGTTACTCCTTCCACTGGCAACTGGTCCCTTTCCAAAACCACGCCAGCTGCTGTCAAAGTCGCAATAAACACTGAATACATGGAAGACTATCTCAACAGTCATACTACTACCGATGTCACCTTCATGTTGGGTGAAGCCAACCAACATGCTAATGCTCAGAAAATCAACGATGTGGAACTGGTGAAAGCATACGCCGACCACCCCCTTGACAAGGGCAACAACTGGGTGCTGGAACCTGTAGCAAATGCTACGGCGACAATATCTCTCAATGCTATTACCAGCAACATAGATAATCTTATCGCATCAGCAACTGCTGAAGACATCGACATGACCTACACTGTTCCTGCGGCAACATTAGGCTATCAGACATTTGTTGCTGATTGCGCCCTTGATTTCACCGATTCTTCCATTAAGGCTTATATCGCAACAAATGTAAACAATGACAAGGTATATCTTCAACAAGTAACGAAAGCACCTGCTGGTACAGGCATCTTATTGAAAGGCACAGAGGCTGAAACCATTCCCGTTCTCACGACAAACGATGCCGAAGATGTAAATGGAAACCTACTGCGTGCAGGTGACGGGACAACTATAAGCAAGGAAGATGGTTACAACAAATATGTACTGGCTGCAGATGACGGCAATACCTCCGTAAGCTTTTACCTCATCAACAACACTCCTGCCACAATTGCAAAAGGAAAAGCCTATCTTAAAGTTCCTGTTTCGCAAAGCAATAATGCAAGACGAGTAACCTTCTCATTTTGGG